The sequence AGCTCTGGGATTGCTTGGTGAaagcgagaaggaggaactTAAGGCCTCACAGTAGACTCCCTACTGGCATATAGTAAAGAAAGCTGATTCAAGGACTGCTTGGTTTTGTGAATGCTCATGCGCGGTAGAAGTGACCTGTGATCTACAAGTCACTATAAGGGCTCGAGGCAATGGTGAACCAGTCATCTGCGTTGCCAGAATACAGCTCCCACAACGCTGCGATGACAAACTTTGAGCTTCTAACCACTCAGATACCCTTAACTGgcaatttatttataagtagcCAACAGTGAAGAGGCCAACATCTAATTCTGTTACTCTCGCTCGTGGTGTTAGTATCGTACATCCAGACAAGGACAATTTGATTCAGATCCTCGTGTGTAAACTGATGCGCCACCCAAAAACCTACCCAGACAAAGTAGCCCATTTCATTCTCAATCAGATCAATTGCGTTTTGAGATGGCCGCGGTTGGAGACAGGGGATTTTTTCACTGAGGGATATAAGTTTTTGCACATGTATATTGTTTTATACTATTCTAACATTGTAAGACATAGGAGTCTTCCCCCTTCAGCTACTCGGTGACTCATGGTGAGTACTGAACTGTAAAAGCCTGAGTTTGTAGAATCGCCCTGTCACTATGATCGTCCCGTAGCCCTTCAGTACTTGCATTACCAACCACGACCGTCCCGCCATTTTTGTTATCATCGTCAGAGAATCTCTCAAGTTCAGTCGCATTATCCTCAGGAAACTGCGCATACTGGCTGCGGCCTTTACGCACTGGGCTGAGCGTGTTGCTCTGCTGATGCTGACCATAGGACGTTGCCCCATAGTGAGAGGCCCCCGATGATCCCACAATACGAGGCATGAAGTGCTTAAAGAGCTTGCGTAGGGTCGGCATGGAGCCGCATATGACAAAGAGATTTGCTTCAATGAATCTACGACTGTCAGCATCACCGTGCAGACCAACGGCCAAAGCGTGACGTACATCCATATGTTGGCGGGTGCAGAGTCCCAAGAAACATCTGTGCTGGCTAGCACCACGGGTAAATACACCAGTCTGTTCACCGATGTGGCAACGGTTCTGCAAGAATCAGAAAAGATCTTCAGTATTCTGGAATCACTTACAAGGATCCAATTGCAAAAACGATGATAGCTCCAAACTTTTGGATCTTGGGCATGTGTAGATTATACACCATGGGAATCGGCAACACAAATAGTATCACGTCGGTGACAATATTTGACACGGCTGTAGCCATGTATAGAATGGCCCCATCAGTGCATGAGCCGCCTTCTACCTTGAAGTCAAAGGCCTTGCGGGGAGGGATGCAAAGGAACTACATCATAAATGTAATGATGACAGTGTAGGCCGTGACGATGCCAATGGTAAGCCATACTGCTATCCGGAACCATCTTTGAGGAGAGAGGTGGAGGTAGAAGGAAAGGAGAGACAGCTTGATGAAGCCATTGCAGAGCTGGTAGATTGGCCCGCAAAGATAACTTATCTAGGCTTGCGGTCAGGTTTGGGTTGAGGATCGAATGGTGCAGCAAGGTTTACTGACTAAGGAATATCGTTGGAAGTCTGCGAGACTCATCTCCCAGCTGTGAGCACACATTCCACCTTGTGCGATGGAAGCTGTGAAGTTGGGGTTAGGTGAGTTAAATGGCTGAGGAAGTTGGAGGGACTTACCGATGAGCAAAGCTTGGGTCAAGACAGAACAACTATCAAGAGTCAGAAACAGAATCTGTCTGGCATCATGGATATCAAGGAGAGTTACCCAGCCAAGAAACATGAACCCTGTAATAAGGTTAGCAATCTCTGCTCTCTGTGACTATACTCTTAGACTTCTGCAACTTACCATCATCAATCTGCAACCCCTTGGACAAAAAGATCTTGGTGTAATATCTCTGCAACAGAGCAATCAATGCCAGTGGGGCACCGAGTCCAAAGATCAGATAAtgctccagcttcttctgctgcttgGGGTTGTCAAAGTTCAGAGGCCCATAGTCAGGAGGAGGCAGGCGGAAAACCTCTGTGCCGTTGATGGTAGGAAAAGTCGTCATGTTTTCGGCATGACGGAAATaaacgaggatgaggaagccaGGAACAAGTCGATCTTGGGGATGCAGAAGTCCTAGGTTAAAGATGGGAATGATCTCCTGAGCTGCTGAACACGAGCTCTGGCCATAGCTTACAGCCGCAGCATTGGGTGCAAGGTTAGCGTGAAACGCCGGTTGTTGACGATTAAGGCACGAGAGGTGCAGGAGGAGCCGTCGATGTTCGCTCAGCCCGTGGCTTGCACCGCCAAGCCCGCATCATTGGCTTGGAACGGCGGCCAGCTTCCGGGAAGCCGGGATAGTCCACACCGGCCAAGGTCGCGCGGGACAGGCTGCGCATGCCAGGCCATCCCCTCGAGGAAAAGATTGGCATTTTGGAGATTGGTGGCTTCCGTGACGACCAAATCCCTGATGCAGAGCTGAAAATTGGTGCCTATTAGAAGGGGCGAAACTCTGCTAGTATGCCTTGGCACGTCTGAGCTGGGCTGAACTGACAGCCAAGAAAGACGCAACGATGAAAAGCAAATTGGAACATTTCGTGGAAGATTCTCAAGCAGCCAGACATTGGCGTACAGATGTCAGTCATAAATCTCATCGGCTGTGCGGAACTCATCTCGATAAACGATATGACAGTTGACTAGCAATCCAACCGTCCCCAGATCACCAGCGCCAAGTGCGGAGCCTAGCCGAATGCCCTGGTCTAACATCTCCACTGATCTCTAAACCCCTCAAAGTCTGAGTGGACAAGATCTCACATCGACCAGTCCGTGCTGTGCATGGACTGAATTCTCGCAAGTCTTGCCCATCCTTGGAGGCTCTGTTATCATGCCTGTAATACGGGATACTTTGGTTCATTCGGATGTTTTCCAGATTTTGTTAGGGCCTGATCttccttcttttcttgttGATCTTTTCTCTATCTAACAGTTGGAATCCCAATCGAACATTTTCTTGCTTCTTGTACATCTCATCCGTCCTCGCAATGAGAATCTCCCTTGCTAGTCTCGCCCTGTTGGGCGCTGGCGCGTCAGCCACGGCTACACACGATTCATGTCCATGTGTGGGTTTTCTGCGCCGTCCTCAAGCCTCTCCAGCCTCTTGCTAACACAGACAATACAGTGCtctgccctcgccgccgtccCTCAACTTAAGGGAAAGATCTATGTTCCTGGGAGCAACGCATACGACGCCCGTTTGAAGACCTACTATTCAGCCAACGCCGCCCTCGAACCTTGGTACATGGTTCTCCCCGAGACTACACAGGATGTTTCCAAGATAGCCAAGGTTatctccaagaagaagtgTCCGTTTGGCATACGCAGTGGTGCACACTCTGCATGGAAGGGCTCCAACGGAGTTGAAAATGGCATCACCATTGATTTCAGTATGGATGTCTACGCCCTGCTCCCCTGGGTCATGGCTAACTGCTGGGAGGCTACATGAACACTACCACCTACGACTCGAAAAAGAAGATTGCGTCGATTCAGCCCGGATCCAATTGGGGCCGTGTTTACGAGGCGCTCAACGAATATGGTGTCGCGGCTGTTGGCGGCCGTGCCTCtgtcgttggtgttggtggcttCACCACTGGAGGAGGGGTAGGCGCCCATTCACGACCACCCTGGCACCCGTTGGCAGCGGTCAAGTTCTAACCGCTCTTTAGTACTCGTTCCATTCCAACGCTCGTGGTTTTGCTTGCGATGTTGTCGCCAACTTTGAGGTGGTTCTCGCTGATGGTCGCATCGTCAACGCCAACAAGAACCAGCACCCTGATCTGTGGAAAGTCCTCAAGGGTGGCTCTGGAAACCTGGGGTTTGTGACTCGAGTCGACCAATTCAAGTTCATTTCTCCTTCATGACTGGACTTTCTCCTGGCGCTAACCTGAACCGTTCGACAGACGTTGTTGACTCAAACAAGCTTTGGGGAGGCTTTGTTAGCTTCGACCTGTCGCAACGCGATCATGTGTTCGAGTCATATATCGACTTTGCCGAAAACATGCATCTTGACCCTGTCTCTCAGCTGATCGTTTCTGTCCAGTACAACGGAAAAGAGCGCATCTTGATCTCGGTCGTCTCCAACTCTGACGCCATTCCTGCTGTCCCGGCTTTTGACgactttctctctctcccaaATGTTTCCAACACCCTGACCACGGGCAAGATTGCGGACCTTGTCCCTCAGTTCACGGGTCCTACACCCTTGGGCCTTTAGTACGTTCTCCTATGGCTATCCCGTCAGTGCTGTACTGACCTCGTTCTAGTGCCAACTGGATGACTGGCATGACCACGAATGATATTCGGGTCATGAAGTTTGTGGATGAGAAAACATGTCGAGTACgtcgagaagatgaaggcggCAGCCCCCGGCTCCGACTTCAGCGTTCTTGTCCAGTTCCAGCCATTCACTGAGTCCATGGTGGCTCACTCCCGCAAGGCGGGCGGTAATGTTCTCGGTCTTGAGGATGTCGTCGCTGATGGTCCTGCCCTCAACTGGCTCATTGCTGTCACTGTAGACACGGCTGGGAACCAGAAAAAGATTGCCCACTTGACACTGGAGTATAGGAATGCCATCAACAAATATGCCACCAGCATTGGCGCCAACAAGAACTGGGAGTACCTCAACTATGCTCTGGGCGACCAGAATCCAATCAAACATTATGGATCCGAGTCTGTCCGATATCTTCAGGCCGCCTCTAAGAAGTATGATCCTCAACGCGTGTTCCAGAAGCTAAGAGCCTCTGGGTTCAAGATCCCCGGCAGAGGTTAAGTTGTCTGGAATGAGAGAATTTCTCACCTCAACGAATTTACGCCTATAGATCAAATGCCTTTATCAATAGATAGACTATCTTGTACTGGTGGGAGACATTTACTGCGCTCGCAATCACCTTCCATATTCCAACATGCCCCCAGTCTTTTTCCAATGATGACTATGGATCTAATACCTTGCCTTATCACATCCTGCTCGCTTAACCTATGTTGGGCTCACCTGGTCAGGGGCCGTGACCGCAATAATTCCGTTCGCTACCGATATCTCCGCATTAGCTCCGCGAGATCTACGTTCCATGAATCAGCCTGAATGCTGCGTTGCTGATGCCTATTTATTGCGGGGTTCTGAATCATCATCCCGTCCTCTTCTTATTCTCTttcttcaactccaagatGGCTACCAGAACAAAGAACGCCTCGAACAACCAGGTCCCAGCTGGGACGGAACTGACTGCCATGTCCCCCATTCAACCAGATCCATATCTCGTTGCCTTCGATGACCAGGATAGCGAGAACCCCAAGAACTGGCCAGAAAGACGGAAGTGGACTGTAAC comes from Fusarium falciforme chromosome 11, complete sequence and encodes:
- a CDS encoding FAD-binding PCMH-type domain-containing protein, which translates into the protein MRISLASLALLGAGASATATHDSCPCCSALAAVPQLKGKIYVPGSNAYDARLKTYYSANAALEPWYMVLPETTQDVSKIAKVISKKKCPFGIRSGAHSAWKGSNGVENGITIDFSYMNTTTYDSKKKIASIQPGSNWGRVYEALNEYGVAAVGGRASVVGVGGFTTGGGYSFHSNARGFACDVVANFEVVLADGRIVNANKNQHPDLWKVLKDVVDSNKLWGGFVSFDLSQRDHVFESYIDFAENMHLDPVSQLIVSVQYNGKERILISVVSNSDAIPAVPAFDDFLSLPNVSNTLTTGKIADLVPQFTGPTPLGLYANWMTGMTTNDIRVMKFVDEKTCRFQPFTESMVAHSRKAGGNVLGLEDVVADGPALNWLIAVTVDTAGNQKKIAHLTLEYRNAINKYATSIGANKNWEYLNYALGDQNPIKHYGSESVRYLQAASKKYDPQRVFQKLRASGFKIPGRG